GGATTTTCTTGCCTTTGAGAACTTCTCCCACAGAGAATGGGGAAAGCCAGTCGAGATTGACGATACTCTTGCGGTTTTCTGGAGCACGAAGATCTCGCTTTGGCCATTTCTTGATGTCTCGATACAGACCTACGGTAGTGATGTTTCTGCCTGGTATGAGGAACATCTTGTCGCCATCGGCTATCAGATAGGCGAATGGCAGATTGCGAGTATCGGGATGGTGCATCAGTTTGCCGAAACATACAGAGTAGGTTCCTAACGTGGCAGGCATCAGCAGGTAAGCGCCGCTGGCTGTCTTCGAACCGCGTTCCAGGATTCCCCAGTGCATAGGTCCCATCTTGTAGGCATGGTTGGAGAAATTGGTGGCCGAACCTGCATTATAGAATGAGAACATACCTCCGATGAGGAGACTGCTCTTGTGGTGAGAGGCTGTGAATGGACCACAGAAGGCGGCACATGCCTCACCATTACTCATATAGCTGTTGGCGAAGAATACGGAAGCTGAGGCCGTGAAACCATTGCTCAACTGGCAAGTCTCACCGATGAAGCAGTCTTGTATCTTCACACTGTTGATAACGCTCGAACCTTCAGCGATGATGCTGTTTTCTGCAATTACGCCAGTACCGATGTACACATTACCATGGATGGAGCCCAACAGGGTGCAGTCGCTGAGTCGGGAAGCACCGTTTACCTCGCAGAAGTCATTGATCACGCAGTTGGTTATCTCCTTGGTGTTGATAATCTTCACGTTGTTCCCTATCTGTCCGCGTTCCGGCATCTTGGTGTCTATATCGCTCTTGATGAGCAGGCGTATCTTCTCCTTCAGTTCCTTGTCGGAGAAGTGTTTCACCATGAATGCAGCCAACTGACTGTTCAGGTCGCTGAAAAGAATGACATTTCCTTCGCCCACCTCATTGAGTACGCTTACCAGGTTTCCTTCGCCATAGGTAGCTCCCTCTGTGGTCTCCATGGTTGAAATATTGGAAATGTAGCAATCATCACCGATGGTGTAGTTGTTGATGAAATTGCCCACGTTTTCAATGAGGCAATCATCTCCGATGGTTACATTTCTCAGGGTGGCATTGTTGATGCCGGAATGCTTCACAAAGCCTTGGCTTACTTCTACATTCTTGTCGAATCCGCCGATGTTTACTTCACCATAGAGCATCACGCGATGCATAAAGTTGGGTTTGAAGTTCTCCGATACATTCACGGAGGTCCAGTCTTCTGCCCAACAGTCATTACTCTTGAGCACCTCGATTTCTTCTGAGGTTAGAGGTCTGTAGTCATTCATTGTTGATACGTTTTTGTGGAGTTATCTTTTCGGGATAACTCCAGGTATTATTTATTCGTAATCCTGGTACAGGAAGTCATTGTATGGATACTTCTGTACGTGGAGCTCTCTTACTTTCTTATAGAGTACCTCGCGGAACTCATCGATGTTGTCTTTGTTCTTTGCCGAGATGAAAAGGCAGTCATCGTGGAGTTTAGCCATCCATGTCTTCTTCAGGTCTTCCAGTGGAATGTTTTCCTTCTCCATAGGTGTTAGGTCATCTTCCTCTTTCTCTACCCAGGTATAGTTGTCTATCTTGTTGAAGATAATCATTGATGGCTTGTCTGAACATCCCAATTCCTCCAGCGTTTTCTCTACCACCTGTATCTGCTCTTCGAAATCAGGGTGCGAGATATCTACTACGTGCAACAGCAGGTCGGCCTCGCGGGTCTCATCCAGTGTACTCTTGAAGGAATCTACCAGGTCGGTAGGCAACTTGCGGATGAATCCAACGGTGTCGGCGAGGAGGAACGGAAGATTTTCTACCACAACCTTGCGCACGGTAGTGTCGAGTGTGGCGAAGAGTTTGTTTTCTGCGAAGACTTCACTCTTGGAGAGGAGGTTCATGATGGTACTCTTTCCCACGTTGGTGTAACCTACGAGTGCTACACGGATGAGACGGCCGCGGTTTTTTCTCTGGGTTGTCTTCTGCTTGTCGATTTCTGCCAGTCGTTCTTTCAGCAGGCTCATTCTGCCGAGGATGATACGGCGGTCCATCTCCAGCTGGGTTTCACCCGGACCACGCAAACCAACAGAACCTTTACCGCCACCAGAACCAGAACCGCCTCCCTGACGCTCAAGGTGAGTCCAGAGGCGTTGCAGTCGTGGAAGCATATAGCGATATTGTGCCAATTCTACCTGAGTCTTTGCCGCTGCGGTCTGTGCACGCATGGCAAAGATGTCGAGGATGAGTGAGGTACGGTCGAGAATCTTCACTTGCAACTCTTGTTCGATGTTGCGTATCTGCTTGGCAGAAAGTTCATCATCAAAGATGACCATGCCGATTTCTCTGTCTTCTTCTTCCTCTTCCTTGATGTATTGTTTGATTTCCTCCAACTTACCTTTTCCCACGTATGTGGTCTGGTTAGGTGAAATCACCTTCTGTGTGAATCTCTTCACGGTGACCGCACCAGCAGTATCGGCGAGGAATTCCAACTCGTCGAGGTATTCTTTTGTCTTGGCTTCGTCCTGTGTCTTGGTTACCAGACCTACGAGCACTGCGGTTTCTGCCTTGACTTCTGAAATTACAAATTCTTTCATTTATGTTCTACTGTAGAATATATTTTATTTGGTTTCACTCTCGTGCGCAAGATATAAGCATCGTCCTCGTGCGCACGCGTATTATATATAATGTGCAAAGGTAACAAAAAAATATCTACTTGAATAAAGATAGAGGAATTATTTATAGTTTTTTATTGTAATTGTCGTTTGTCGTTTCTTCATGAAAGCGTTAGTCGAACCTTCAGAATGTCGTTTGTCGTTTCTTCAGAAAGAATGAATCCAAGCCTTTTGAAGAAATTGGAATTATCGAAATACCGCAAATGCACAGCTTGTATTTGATACACATTTCACACAAATAACGCAAAATGGCATCGATAATTCGCAAACGTTTGCGTGGTTTTTTGAATAAAAAAGTAGATTTTCTTTGATTTACATCAATAATTTTATTAATTTTGCACACGTAAAACAAAACTGATTTTCAAAAATAAAATCATAACTACATAAAGTGCAAAACTGCTGAAACATTTAAAAAACTTTGAAATAGTCCCGGCGTGATGTCGGGGCTTTTTTCGTTTTAAGCCCTGGTAGTTGTAGTTTTTTTGCTGCGTTCAGCCTGTTTCCTCTTTAGCTTTCCTTTGGCCCGCTGTATTTCTCCTTACTCCTTTCACTATGGTTTTTTCTTTCGCTGTAATTTGCAGTATTGCTTTTGTAGATTTGGATTAATATTTAAATAGGTAATGACAGAGGGTGTAGGAGTCTTTTGATTTGTTGTAAGTACACAAATATGTTTTAAATGCGCTTCTAATCGTGTTGAAATTAGTAGAAAATAGCCGTTTGTGACAAATATGAACGTTTTTTGAACGAAAAATGCACCTTATTCTCCTTTTTAATGTTTATCTTTGCAAACGAATGTAGAAATAACACTTTGTTAGCTGGTATTGAGGAAAGCTATATCTTATATGTCATGCGTCGTCATAATTATATATGATGCTTTGTCATTCGAAAATGCGTTATGAAGTTCATGTGTTTCTTATTCGATAATAATTAAAAATGAAAATGTATCAACCTAAATAGTAGAATAACAAAATGCAAAAAAGTATTCTAAGTAGTATTTTGTTGCTTGGCGCTGTTTGTGCGCAAGCCAACAATTACACAGTGACTTCGCCAAATGGCAAGTTGGTAATGAATGTGAAGTGTGAGGGAGGCAAGGCTTCCTACACGGTGGATTTGAATGGAAAGCAGATGTTGGCAGCTTCGGCTCTCGGTCTGGTAGCGAATTATGGAGATTTCTCTCAGGGACTTGCCATGGGAGCTCTGAAGGGCGCACCTAAGCATCTGACCTATGTTATGGACCATACGAAGAAATCTCATGTAGAGAAAGATGTGTATGAGGCTACTATCGGATTCCTCAATGCAAAGAAGGATTCCATGACGCTTCACCTTCATGTTTCTGACAATGATGTGGCCTACAAGTATGAGATGAGCCGCCCTAAGAAGGATAATCCTAAGTCGGTGATTATATATAAAGAGGTGAGCGGTTTTAATTTTCCAGAGAAGACTACTACTTTCCTCTGTCCTCAGATTACTCCGATGACAGGATGGGAGCGTACCAAACCTTCTTATGAGGAGGAGTACACACCTAATGCCCAGATGAACGTGAAATCTCAGTTTGGTGTGGGCTATACATTCCCTTGTCTTTTCAAGGTAGGCGAGGATGGATGGGTACTGGTGAGCGAAACGGGTGTTTCCAGCGCTTATCCTGGCAGCCGTCTCTCTGATTATGAACCTGGTAAGGGTTATACGGTTGCTTTCCCTCAGAAGGGTGAGAATAATGGCGTGGGTTCTGAGTTTGCTGGCATTCCTTTGCCAGGTGAGACTCCTTGGCGTACCATCACCGTAGGTGCATCGCTGGCTCCTATCGTGGAAACCACCATTCCTTATGATGTGGTAGAACCTTTCTATGAGGCTTCTCAGAACTATAAGCCTTCCCGTTATACTTGGAGCTGGTTGATCTGGCAGGATGGTTCCATCAACTATGATGATCAGGTGAAGATGATTGATGTGGCTGCTGCTCAGGGTTATGAAGCCATCTTGGTGGATGCCTGGTGGGACAAGCAGATAGGCAGAAAGCGCATTGAAGAGTTGAGTAAGTATGCCAAGAGCAAGAAGGTAAGCCTGATGCTCTGGTACAATTCCAACGGTTTCGAGAATGATGCTCCACAGACTCCTCGTCAGATTATGAACAATTCCATCGCCCGCAAGAAGGAGATGGCATGGATGAAGAAAATCGGGGTAGTGGGCATCAAGGTGGACTTCTTCGGTGGCGACAAGCAGGAGACTATGAAACTTTATGAAGATATTCTCAGCGATGCCAATGACTATGGTTTGGAGGTTATCTTCCATGGTTGCACCATGCCTCGCGGTTGGGAACGTATGTATCCTAACTATGTTTCCAGTGAGGCTGCCTTGGCTTCAGAGAATGTTTACTTTACTGATTATCATGCAAAGAAGGAGGCTTTCGAAATGACAATGCATCCTTTCTCCCGTAATGCTGTAGGTAGTTTCGACTGGGGTGGTGTGATGATGAACAAGTATTTCTCCAAGGACAATAAGAGTCGTCATCAGCGCTATACAAGCGATATTTTCGAGATGGCTACTGCGATTACCAATCAGAGCAGCGTAAACTGTGTCTGTCTCTATCCTAACAATCTGCAGGATGTGCCTCAGTGGAAGTTGGATTGGCTGAAGGCTGTGCCTACGGCTTGGGACGACGTGAAGTTTATTGCTGGTTATCCTACCCAGTATGCTGTAGTGGCTCGTAAAGCTTCTGCAGCCAATACAGGTACTGCTGCAGCCAGTGCAGGAAGATGGTTTGTTGGTGGTCTGAATGCTACAGACAAACCACTTGCTCTAACCCTGAATTTGCCGATGTTTGCAGGCAAGACCGTGACTTATCTCACCGACCAGCCTAAGAAAAAGGGCGAGAAGTTCTTCACTTCTGTCAAGAAGACTTTGAAGGTGGGTAAGGATGGTAAGGCAAAGGTAGTGATTCAGCCTAATGGCGGAATCATCATAGAGTAGTTTGCTGTTTGATGAAACGAAATGGCTTGCTATAAAGCATAAAAAAGGTTCCTTCGAAGGATGTTACTCCCCGAAGGAACCTTTTTTCTTGTTTTCTTTTTATCTTGAACCTATTGAATTGCTTTTCTTCAATTCTATATTACTTGTTCTCGAATACCAATCCGCCTTCCTTGGTGTAATCGATGGTGATTGGTTTCTCACGACTTACTTCTTCGGAAAGAATCTTCTTACTCAAGTCGTTCAATACGTAATCCTGAATAGCACGCTTTACAGGGCGGGCACCAAACTCTGGATTGTAACCTACCTCAGCAAGATAACTGATAGCGGCAGGAGTCCAGCAGAGTTCAAAGCCTTGAGGCTCCAACATCTTCTTGACTCTATTCATCTGGAGTTCAACCACTTTGGCTATCTGCTCCTGGGTGAGAGGCTTGAAGGTGATGATATCGTCGATACGGTTCAGGAACTCAGGACGGAAGGTCTTCTTCAACATCTCACGGCTTGCATTGGAAGTCATGATGATGATGGTGTTCTTGAAGTTTACCACACGACCCTTATTGTCGGTCAGACGGCCATCGTCCAATACCTGAAGTAAGGTGTTGAAGACGTCAGGGTGAGCCTTCTCTATCTCATCGAAGAGAACTACACTGTATGGTTTGCGACGAACAGCCTCGGTCAACTGACCACCCTCATCGTAGC
This is a stretch of genomic DNA from Segatella hominis. It encodes these proteins:
- a CDS encoding DUF4954 family protein encodes the protein MNDYRPLTSEEIEVLKSNDCWAEDWTSVNVSENFKPNFMHRVMLYGEVNIGGFDKNVEVSQGFVKHSGINNATLRNVTIGDDCLIENVGNFINNYTIGDDCYISNISTMETTEGATYGEGNLVSVLNEVGEGNVILFSDLNSQLAAFMVKHFSDKELKEKIRLLIKSDIDTKMPERGQIGNNVKIINTKEITNCVINDFCEVNGASRLSDCTLLGSIHGNVYIGTGVIAENSIIAEGSSVINSVKIQDCFIGETCQLSNGFTASASVFFANSYMSNGEACAAFCGPFTASHHKSSLLIGGMFSFYNAGSATNFSNHAYKMGPMHWGILERGSKTASGAYLLMPATLGTYSVCFGKLMHHPDTRNLPFAYLIADGDKMFLIPGRNITTVGLYRDIKKWPKRDLRAPENRKSIVNLDWLSPFSVGEVLKGKKILENLREVTGDNVSQYLYHEYIIPATSLHKGIKYYDIALRIYMGAVLKRVLKRDPSITPPSTQIGLGDWDDLSGLLLPVSEEERIINDLKDGNIETIQELIERFENIDANYREYQWSWTYKMICDYYGISEITLEDANRIHEDYIKARRSWIAEIKKDAEKEFAMGDVEEEVFRNFVDSLDQEIDYEN
- a CDS encoding glycoside hydrolase family 97 protein — encoded protein: MQKSILSSILLLGAVCAQANNYTVTSPNGKLVMNVKCEGGKASYTVDLNGKQMLAASALGLVANYGDFSQGLAMGALKGAPKHLTYVMDHTKKSHVEKDVYEATIGFLNAKKDSMTLHLHVSDNDVAYKYEMSRPKKDNPKSVIIYKEVSGFNFPEKTTTFLCPQITPMTGWERTKPSYEEEYTPNAQMNVKSQFGVGYTFPCLFKVGEDGWVLVSETGVSSAYPGSRLSDYEPGKGYTVAFPQKGENNGVGSEFAGIPLPGETPWRTITVGASLAPIVETTIPYDVVEPFYEASQNYKPSRYTWSWLIWQDGSINYDDQVKMIDVAAAQGYEAILVDAWWDKQIGRKRIEELSKYAKSKKVSLMLWYNSNGFENDAPQTPRQIMNNSIARKKEMAWMKKIGVVGIKVDFFGGDKQETMKLYEDILSDANDYGLEVIFHGCTMPRGWERMYPNYVSSEAALASENVYFTDYHAKKEAFEMTMHPFSRNAVGSFDWGGVMMNKYFSKDNKSRHQRYTSDIFEMATAITNQSSVNCVCLYPNNLQDVPQWKLDWLKAVPTAWDDVKFIAGYPTQYAVVARKASAANTGTAAASAGRWFVGGLNATDKPLALTLNLPMFAGKTVTYLTDQPKKKGEKFFTSVKKTLKVGKDGKAKVVIQPNGGIIIE
- the hflX gene encoding GTPase HflX; the protein is MKEFVISEVKAETAVLVGLVTKTQDEAKTKEYLDELEFLADTAGAVTVKRFTQKVISPNQTTYVGKGKLEEIKQYIKEEEEEDREIGMVIFDDELSAKQIRNIEQELQVKILDRTSLILDIFAMRAQTAAAKTQVELAQYRYMLPRLQRLWTHLERQGGGSGSGGGKGSVGLRGPGETQLEMDRRIILGRMSLLKERLAEIDKQKTTQRKNRGRLIRVALVGYTNVGKSTIMNLLSKSEVFAENKLFATLDTTVRKVVVENLPFLLADTVGFIRKLPTDLVDSFKSTLDETREADLLLHVVDISHPDFEEQIQVVEKTLEELGCSDKPSMIIFNKIDNYTWVEKEEDDLTPMEKENIPLEDLKKTWMAKLHDDCLFISAKNKDNIDEFREVLYKKVRELHVQKYPYNDFLYQDYE